The Desulfitobacterium chlororespirans DSM 11544 genome includes a region encoding these proteins:
- a CDS encoding cytochrome b subunit of the bc complex, which produces MDTNKKELDKDTVPFFPNHLTTEVSVALGILGVVFFLAGVIPKDLGPPANPVMTPAHIEPDWYFMWLFGLLKIVPQLLGLLIPALLVIGIFLLPWLDRSTSRRPEARPWVIIGAEIVLILMVVLTYIALHF; this is translated from the coding sequence ATGGACACCAATAAAAAGGAATTGGATAAGGATACTGTACCTTTTTTTCCCAACCATTTAACGACCGAAGTGAGTGTAGCCCTTGGTATTCTTGGCGTTGTTTTCTTTCTGGCTGGAGTAATCCCCAAGGACTTGGGGCCGCCGGCCAACCCCGTCATGACCCCTGCTCATATTGAACCGGATTGGTACTTTATGTGGCTTTTTGGTCTGTTAAAGATTGTCCCCCAGCTTTTGGGCTTGCTGATTCCGGCTCTTCTGGTTATAGGAATTTTCTTATTGCCATGGCTGGACAGGAGCACATCCCGTCGGCCTGAAGCAAGGCCATGGGTCATTATTGGAGCGGAGATCGTACTGATCCTCATGGTGGTATTAACTTATATCGCCTTGCATTTTTAA
- a CDS encoding cytochrome C — protein sequence MTGNGRNNPSFHLLSIFCIWLGMGFLVGITGSVIAAPHYVLPDDREAKLVYASGLQPQQSTGTQSGDPSGAPGKTAREGELFLKKGCTQCHEVSYYGIAGGVTGPDLTKAYGDVPDRFGKTLAEFLQEPEGTMAEMFVRMDITEDEKNQVLELLTAAGGKTAQQPADAESENTENTNNPE from the coding sequence ATGACGGGAAACGGGCGGAATAATCCATCGTTTCACTTGCTTTCAATTTTCTGCATTTGGCTGGGGATGGGTTTCTTGGTAGGGATCACAGGGAGTGTAATTGCGGCACCTCATTATGTTCTGCCGGATGATCGCGAGGCTAAGCTGGTCTATGCATCCGGTTTGCAGCCGCAGCAGTCTACGGGGACTCAAAGCGGCGATCCCAGCGGTGCGCCAGGTAAAACAGCCAGAGAAGGAGAGCTCTTTCTGAAAAAAGGCTGCACCCAGTGCCATGAAGTCAGTTATTACGGAATAGCCGGTGGTGTGACAGGTCCCGATCTTACCAAGGCGTATGGGGATGTGCCGGATCGTTTTGGGAAGACCCTCGCCGAGTTTTTACAAGAACCGGAAGGGACAATGGCTGAGATGTTTGTCAGAATGGATATTACAGAAGATGAAAAAAATCAGGTTCTCGAATTATTAACGGCAGCCGGCGGAAAGACGGCCCAGCAACCAGCCGATGCAGAGAGCGAAAATACGGAAAATACCAATAACCCGGAGTAA
- the nosZ gene encoding Sec-dependent nitrous-oxide reductase: protein MEKGLFKKIVLSLAGLLVGLVIAVYLSAQLNPEAEAAAAFGGKNISVDGVSDDVVQAALKTYVPPGQLDEYYMFASGGHSGNVFVYGVPSMRRIRTIPVFTPESAVGYGWTTESKEMLGEWSWGDVHHPALSETKGDYDGRWLFVNDNANSRAARIDLDSFRTSQILDIPNIYGPHSAVFMTPNSEYFMLGSRFAGPIPYGTYSPIENLSKDYNCVLAAVAIDPNNGEMSVGWEVLMPPWSFDLSDAGKLDSEGWAFLTTYNTEEAYELLEVNASQREMDYVVALNWKMLEQAANEGKYKIVDGVKMIDPLDVPGSVYLVPAMKSPHGVDVTPDGKYFIANGKVAPVATVFSFEKFKECIDNKDFQGEERGFPIVNYEKVRVAEVPVGLGPLHTQFDGNGYAYTTLFIDSTIAKWSLDTFEVVDVTPVHYCPGHLCAAEGDTVSPDGKYLVSLNKLAKDKFLSVGPSHPESAQLIDLTTDKMKILMDVPTDPEPHFAQMIKADKITTWEVFEKDPSQPGAVYEKENARIERDGNNVTVYQMGFRSRYYPDHVEVNEGDHVTWYLTNTDFDEDITHGFGICLYDLNAEAQPGETIKFEFVADKAGVYPFYCTNFCSALHQEMQGWFIVKPKGL, encoded by the coding sequence GTGGAAAAAGGACTGTTTAAGAAGATTGTATTGTCCCTGGCAGGGCTGCTGGTTGGCCTGGTCATAGCTGTTTACTTATCCGCCCAGCTTAATCCCGAGGCGGAGGCTGCTGCTGCCTTCGGCGGGAAAAATATATCTGTGGACGGTGTTTCTGACGATGTGGTGCAGGCGGCCCTGAAAACCTATGTGCCACCCGGTCAGCTGGATGAGTATTATATGTTTGCCTCAGGGGGCCATTCAGGTAATGTCTTTGTCTATGGTGTGCCATCCATGCGTCGGATCAGAACAATTCCGGTATTTACCCCCGAGTCCGCCGTAGGGTATGGCTGGACGACGGAATCCAAGGAAATGCTTGGCGAATGGAGCTGGGGGGATGTCCATCATCCTGCTTTGAGCGAGACCAAGGGAGATTATGACGGGCGCTGGCTTTTTGTCAATGATAATGCCAACAGCAGGGCCGCCCGGATCGATCTGGATTCCTTCAGGACCAGTCAAATTTTGGATATTCCTAATATTTATGGACCCCATAGCGCTGTATTTATGACACCTAACTCCGAATACTTTATGCTGGGGTCCCGCTTTGCCGGACCGATACCTTATGGGACCTATTCCCCCATTGAGAATTTATCAAAAGATTATAATTGTGTTTTAGCAGCGGTGGCTATAGACCCCAATAACGGTGAGATGAGCGTGGGATGGGAAGTGCTGATGCCCCCCTGGTCCTTCGATTTATCGGATGCCGGCAAGCTGGACAGTGAAGGCTGGGCCTTTCTGACAACCTATAATACTGAGGAGGCCTATGAGCTGCTGGAGGTCAATGCCTCCCAGCGGGAAATGGATTATGTGGTCGCTTTAAATTGGAAAATGCTCGAACAGGCGGCCAATGAAGGAAAATACAAAATAGTTGATGGCGTCAAAATGATTGATCCCCTGGATGTACCGGGCTCCGTTTATTTGGTTCCGGCTATGAAGAGCCCCCATGGTGTGGATGTCACACCAGATGGAAAGTATTTCATTGCTAACGGAAAAGTGGCTCCGGTAGCTACCGTATTCAGCTTTGAGAAATTCAAGGAATGCATTGACAACAAAGACTTCCAGGGCGAGGAACGGGGTTTCCCGATTGTCAATTACGAGAAAGTAAGAGTGGCGGAAGTGCCGGTGGGCTTAGGACCATTGCATACTCAATTTGACGGCAACGGTTATGCCTATACCACCTTATTTATTGACAGTACTATTGCCAAGTGGAGTCTGGATACCTTTGAGGTTGTCGATGTTACTCCGGTTCATTATTGCCCAGGCCATCTGTGTGCTGCTGAGGGAGACACTGTCTCTCCGGATGGCAAGTATCTGGTCTCCTTGAATAAGCTGGCCAAGGATAAATTCCTGTCTGTTGGTCCATCCCATCCCGAAAGTGCCCAGCTGATTGATTTAACCACGGATAAAATGAAAATTTTGATGGATGTTCCCACAGATCCCGAGCCTCACTTCGCTCAGATGATTAAAGCCGATAAGATCACGACCTGGGAAGTGTTTGAGAAAGATCCCAGCCAGCCGGGCGCTGTTTATGAGAAGGAAAATGCTCGCATTGAACGGGACGGCAACAATGTCACAGTCTATCAAATGGGCTTCCGCAGCCGCTATTACCCGGATCATGTGGAGGTCAATGAAGGGGACCATGTGACCTGGTATTTAACCAATACGGATTTCGATGAGGATATCACCCATGGCTTTGGTATTTGTCTGTATGACCTTAATGCGGAAGCACAACCGGGTGAGACGATAAAATTTGAATTTGTTGCTGATAAAGCGGGAGTCTATCCTTTCTATTGCACCAACTTCTGCTCGGCACTCCATCAGGAAATGCAGGGCTGGTTTATTGTCAAGCCAAAAGGCCTATAA
- a CDS encoding NosD domain-containing protein, which translates to MKSKKNRRCFWLILFLFLWLIPLSAQAATLEVQGSGSAESIQSALARAAPGDTINVYSGTYVGKIVIDKAVSLIGIGTPILDGGGEGDVVSIKADGVTFKGFQVMGSGKRLQDSDAGIKLYSAGNVIEDNKLINNLFGMYLLKSSDNTLRNNAIIGRPAKNKLKESEKKEIGEAGTYDILPSFEGENGDGIHLFAASHNVIENNEITDTRDGIYFNYAHDNRLLYNHIEGVRYAIHYMYSDDNYFEGNIATNNVAGAAPMYSKRITFRQNVFAYNRGHRSFGVLFSSCNDCLAEGNIIFGNTRGALFDVSYHNTFRNNLVASNDIGIDLISSSGFNTFTENNFMDNMEQIAFRAGRIGEGNVFYEEGKGNYWNDYRGFDLNQNGIGDTPYLTGDIFTYLMNKAPAVRLFLNSPAAKALEFAENMFPVIEIPKAEDVYPLIKPVAIEINAQFNIEKNQVSNKVFGAYSLLMLLIAGMITARAFGVSSQGIKRVESFLRGGQK; encoded by the coding sequence ATGAAAAGCAAAAAGAATAGGCGCTGCTTTTGGCTGATTCTGTTTCTTTTCCTGTGGCTCATTCCGTTATCAGCTCAGGCCGCTACGCTGGAAGTTCAAGGCAGCGGCTCGGCGGAGAGCATTCAATCTGCCCTGGCCAGGGCTGCTCCCGGGGATACTATCAATGTTTACAGCGGGACTTACGTAGGAAAGATCGTGATCGATAAGGCGGTCTCCTTGATCGGAATTGGTACGCCGATTCTTGATGGGGGAGGTGAGGGGGATGTGGTCAGCATTAAAGCCGATGGAGTGACCTTTAAGGGGTTTCAAGTCATGGGCAGCGGCAAAAGATTGCAGGACTCCGATGCGGGGATCAAGCTCTATTCCGCCGGCAATGTGATTGAGGATAACAAGCTGATCAATAATCTGTTTGGCATGTATCTGTTGAAGTCGTCTGATAATACACTCCGCAATAATGCGATCATCGGCAGACCCGCTAAAAACAAGCTTAAAGAGTCGGAAAAAAAAGAGATTGGAGAGGCCGGAACCTATGACATTTTGCCCAGCTTTGAAGGGGAAAACGGTGACGGGATTCATCTCTTTGCAGCATCCCATAATGTAATCGAGAATAATGAGATTACCGATACCAGGGATGGCATCTACTTCAACTATGCCCACGACAATCGGCTTTTGTATAACCATATTGAAGGGGTGCGCTATGCCATTCACTATATGTATTCTGATGATAACTATTTTGAAGGAAATATTGCGACCAATAATGTGGCGGGGGCAGCTCCCATGTACTCCAAACGGATAACCTTTCGTCAGAATGTTTTCGCCTATAACCGTGGTCACCGCTCCTTTGGGGTGCTGTTTTCCAGCTGCAATGACTGTCTGGCCGAGGGGAATATTATTTTCGGCAACACCAGGGGGGCACTCTTTGATGTGTCCTACCACAACACCTTCCGCAATAATTTGGTGGCCTCCAACGATATCGGTATTGATCTGATTTCCAGTTCGGGATTCAATACGTTTACAGAAAATAATTTTATGGATAATATGGAGCAAATCGCTTTCCGAGCCGGGAGGATTGGGGAAGGGAATGTGTTCTATGAGGAAGGGAAAGGCAACTATTGGAATGACTATCGGGGATTCGATCTGAATCAGAATGGAATAGGTGATACTCCCTATCTGACAGGAGATATTTTTACTTATTTGATGAACAAAGCGCCTGCTGTGCGTCTTTTCTTAAACAGTCCTGCTGCTAAAGCTTTGGAGTTTGCCGAAAACATGTTTCCGGTTATAGAAATCCCCAAAGCTGAAGATGTATATCCTTTAATCAAGCCAGTGGCGATAGAGATCAATGCACAGTTTAACATCGAGAAGAATCAGGTTTCCAATAAGGTCTTTGGTGCTTATTCCCTGCTCATGCTCCTCATAGCAGGGATGATAACCGCCCGGGCATTTGGGGTGAGTTCTCAGGGCATTAAACGAGTGGAGAGTTTTTTGAGAGGAGGCCAAAAATGA
- a CDS encoding nitrous oxide reductase accessory protein NosL, producing MSRKLMVLLTLWCLALTGCSSGDVAGTPREIDPTIDICPVCKMSVIDEHFAAQIIDSQGQAEIFDDIGCMSIFMRRLEAEAKDSILATYVKDFESMEWLKAQEAFYVQGRIDTPMSFGIVAFAAEEAARKFAEEVGGKQLTWEQVLTEPLTIGLDIEFNQEDFNVQDLDTGETRETQEERGN from the coding sequence ATGAGTCGCAAGCTAATGGTTTTGCTTACTCTCTGGTGTTTAGCCCTTACAGGATGTTCGTCAGGAGACGTTGCCGGGACTCCCCGGGAGATTGACCCCACTATCGATATTTGCCCTGTTTGCAAGATGAGTGTAATCGATGAGCATTTTGCGGCCCAGATTATTGACAGTCAGGGGCAAGCTGAGATCTTTGATGATATAGGATGTATGTCGATCTTTATGCGGAGATTGGAAGCAGAGGCGAAGGATAGTATTTTAGCCACTTATGTCAAAGATTTCGAGAGTATGGAATGGCTCAAGGCCCAGGAGGCCTTTTATGTGCAAGGCCGGATCGATACTCCCATGAGTTTTGGGATCGTAGCCTTTGCAGCCGAGGAAGCGGCCCGGAAATTTGCTGAAGAGGTGGGAGGGAAACAGCTGACCTGGGAACAGGTTCTGACAGAGCCCTTAACCATCGGCTTAGATATTGAGTTTAATCAGGAAGATTTCAATGTCCAGGACTTGGATACAGGAGAAACTCGGGAAACCCAGGAAGAGAGGGGAAATTAG
- a CDS encoding ABC transporter permease yields MRLINVVTIAEKELLESIRSKWLGTFTVVFALIALLVSFFGLSSLGVGGQQGFNRVTASLLNLVLYLLPLIALVMGSATVAGEKEAGSLHVLLTQPINKAEVIIGKFGGLALALIASILVGFGGAGVVIAWKTGSINIKDYLMFVILSMILALVFLSIAILISVIVSRRAQGIGLGIFIWFLMILVYDFLAIGVAGLSNVSVIIPLLLLLLLANPADMVRVLVILQLGGEETFGPTLVALTRMLTQGSGELLLYGALLIWMIIPLLLAAVLFGRKQDY; encoded by the coding sequence ATGCGGCTGATCAATGTAGTGACCATAGCAGAAAAGGAACTATTGGAATCCATACGCAGTAAATGGTTGGGTACATTTACCGTGGTGTTTGCTTTAATCGCCCTTCTGGTTTCTTTTTTTGGTTTGTCCAGTCTCGGGGTTGGGGGGCAGCAGGGATTTAACCGGGTCACAGCCAGCCTTTTAAACCTGGTGCTGTATTTGCTGCCCTTGATTGCTCTTGTGATGGGCTCAGCGACAGTAGCCGGTGAAAAGGAGGCTGGCTCCCTTCACGTTCTGCTCACCCAGCCCATTAATAAAGCTGAAGTGATTATCGGCAAGTTCGGCGGTTTGGCCCTGGCTTTAATTGCGTCTATTCTGGTTGGCTTTGGCGGGGCGGGAGTCGTGATCGCCTGGAAAACAGGGTCAATCAATATTAAGGATTATCTGATGTTTGTGATCCTCTCCATGATTTTGGCCCTGGTATTTCTCAGTATCGCCATACTCATTTCTGTCATCGTCTCGCGAAGAGCTCAAGGGATCGGTTTGGGAATTTTTATTTGGTTTTTAATGATTTTAGTTTATGATTTTTTAGCTATAGGGGTGGCGGGCTTATCAAATGTATCCGTCATTATCCCCCTATTGCTGCTGCTTCTGCTGGCCAATCCGGCCGATATGGTGCGTGTACTGGTCATCTTGCAGCTTGGCGGTGAAGAAACCTTCGGACCTACGCTGGTCGCTTTGACGAGGATGCTCACTCAGGGGTCGGGGGAACTTTTGTTGTATGGGGCCCTTTTGATTTGGATGATCATACCTCTTCTGCTTGCGGCAGTTTTGTTCGGCCGCAAACAGGATTATTAG
- a CDS encoding ABC transporter ATP-binding protein, which produces MEVINTLEVKHAQKFYGPFQAVKDINLTVEKGEIYALLGHNGAGKSTLIKMILGLVKPSAGMIEIEGLNYDAKNKEIKKRVGYLPERMNFYDNLTAWETISFYAKLKGITGKRCGEVLEQVGLRETEHRRVGTFSKGMQQRLGLAQAIIHKPDLLVLDEPTTGLDPIGILELKAMIRNWNKEGTTILFSSHNLNDVEELAQRIGIMNRGEMIAQGSLAELQDRLGLPTKIKIDLAVIPVDLEGILVGKRIKTFQVEGKTVSIDCPKDKKTQVITAVMDGVLKVLDLRLEEPGLNSIYQNIMAEPAVLVN; this is translated from the coding sequence ATGGAAGTTATCAATACTTTAGAAGTGAAACATGCCCAGAAGTTTTATGGTCCGTTTCAAGCAGTTAAGGATATTAACTTAACGGTGGAAAAAGGGGAAATCTATGCCTTGTTGGGGCACAATGGGGCCGGAAAATCAACATTAATAAAAATGATTTTAGGGTTGGTAAAACCCTCCGCCGGGATGATCGAAATTGAGGGATTAAATTATGATGCCAAGAATAAGGAGATTAAGAAAAGGGTAGGTTATTTGCCGGAGAGAATGAATTTCTATGATAATTTGACGGCATGGGAGACGATATCGTTTTACGCTAAATTAAAAGGGATAACCGGGAAACGATGTGGAGAGGTGCTGGAGCAGGTCGGTTTAAGGGAAACAGAACACCGGAGAGTGGGGACCTTTTCCAAAGGAATGCAGCAGAGATTAGGTTTGGCCCAGGCTATTATCCACAAGCCCGATTTGCTTGTATTGGATGAACCCACAACCGGGTTGGATCCTATTGGCATCCTGGAATTAAAGGCAATGATTCGAAACTGGAACAAGGAAGGGACAACTATCTTGTTTTCCTCACATAATCTTAATGATGTGGAAGAACTGGCCCAGCGGATTGGCATTATGAATCGCGGTGAAATGATTGCTCAAGGCAGTTTGGCAGAATTACAGGATAGGTTGGGCCTGCCCACGAAAATAAAAATAGATCTTGCTGTGATTCCGGTTGATTTAGAGGGAATACTCGTGGGAAAGCGAATTAAAACATTTCAGGTTGAAGGAAAAACCGTAAGTATTGATTGCCCAAAAGATAAGAAGACCCAAGTCATAACAGCTGTAATGGATGGAGTGCTGAAAGTACTTGATTTGCGCTTGGAAGAACCGGGATTGAACAGTATTTATCAGAATATCATGGCGGAACCGGCTGTTTTAGTGAACTAA
- the infC gene encoding translation initiation factor IF-3 translates to MCDFFWRWFVISKDLRINDEIRAREVRLVGEEGEQLGIVQLRDAQRIAAEKSLDLVEIAPTAKPPVCKIMDYGKYKYEQAKRDKETRKKQKTMEIKEVKLRPNIEDHDFETKARNAQRFLNDGDKVKVTIMFRGREVTHPELGRTLCLRLAEFCKAEANIERDPKLEGRNMIMILAPVKHD, encoded by the coding sequence TTGTGTGATTTTTTTTGGAGGTGGTTCGTTATTAGCAAGGATTTACGGATTAACGACGAAATCCGGGCCCGGGAAGTTCGTCTTGTCGGGGAAGAGGGAGAGCAATTGGGGATTGTCCAGCTTAGAGATGCTCAACGGATTGCTGCTGAGAAGTCTCTGGACTTAGTGGAAATTGCACCAACTGCTAAGCCGCCTGTTTGTAAGATCATGGATTATGGTAAGTACAAGTATGAGCAGGCCAAACGGGATAAAGAGACCCGTAAAAAACAGAAGACCATGGAAATCAAAGAAGTTAAGCTTCGCCCTAATATTGAGGACCATGACTTCGAAACCAAAGCACGCAATGCCCAACGCTTTTTAAATGATGGCGATAAGGTTAAGGTAACGATTATGTTCCGTGGTCGGGAGGTTACCCATCCGGAACTTGGGAGAACTTTATGCCTGCGTCTGGCTGAGTTTTGTAAAGCTGAGGCTAATATAGAGCGTGATCCCAAGCTTGAAGGACGCAATATGATTATGATTTTAGCGCCTGTGAAACACGACTAA
- the rpmI gene encoding 50S ribosomal protein L35, which yields MPKMKTHRGAAKRFKKTGTGKIVRHHAFTSHILEKKSPKRKRNLRKGTVMHKTDAKRIARLVAYL from the coding sequence ATGCCAAAAATGAAAACTCACCGCGGAGCTGCGAAACGTTTTAAGAAAACAGGTACGGGTAAAATTGTTCGTCATCATGCTTTTACAAGCCATATCCTGGAGAAGAAATCTCCAAAGCGTAAGCGCAATCTGCGTAAAGGTACTGTCATGCACAAAACCGATGCTAAACGCATTGCTCGCTTAGTTGCTTATCTATAA
- the rplT gene encoding 50S ribosomal protein L20 yields MARVKRGVTKHQRHKKVLKLAKGFRGAKSKLYRPANEQVMKSLAYAYAHRRDKKGDFRKLWIARINAAARLNGLSYSRMMNGLKIAGVSVNRKMLADLAINDAAAFTELVNVAKAQLSAK; encoded by the coding sequence ATGGCCCGTGTAAAAAGAGGGGTAACGAAGCATCAACGTCATAAAAAAGTATTAAAGCTTGCTAAAGGGTTTCGGGGAGCAAAGAGCAAACTCTACCGGCCGGCTAATGAGCAAGTCATGAAGTCCTTGGCTTATGCCTATGCTCACCGCAGAGATAAAAAAGGTGATTTCCGTAAATTATGGATCGCTCGTATCAATGCAGCTGCCCGTCTGAACGGATTAAGCTACAGCCGGATGATGAACGGCCTGAAAATAGCCGGAGTATCCGTTAACCGTAAAATGTTGGCTGATCTGGCCATCAATGATGCAGCAGCTTTCACCGAATTAGTCAATGTAGCTAAAGCTCAACTGAGTGCGAAATAA
- a CDS encoding TrmH family RNA methyltransferase produces MLTSLQNEQVKYVVNLHKRKFREENGEFLIEGWRFVEEGLARGAHLTKVFFCAEHKNAAWPQLAAALQDKEVPIIEVDGRVLRKMSDTENPQGILAVVKQPKWTWDDFITVRDRQDLSLLLILDGVQDPGNCGTILRTALAAGVTHVCLTEGTVDLYNLKVLRSTMGAIFSLKILTHCRPEEILKVCQNQKRPIFVGDIEGTDLYETHFAQPMALVVGNEGNGPSAAFRGPGMKRITIPMSHQVESLNVAMATGIILYELRRRITLTT; encoded by the coding sequence ATGCTGACCTCCTTGCAGAATGAGCAAGTCAAATATGTGGTCAATCTCCATAAGCGGAAGTTCCGTGAGGAGAACGGTGAATTCCTGATCGAAGGCTGGCGCTTTGTGGAAGAGGGCCTTGCCCGGGGTGCTCATTTGACAAAGGTTTTCTTTTGCGCTGAGCATAAAAATGCAGCATGGCCCCAGCTGGCAGCGGCTTTGCAAGATAAAGAAGTACCGATCATCGAAGTGGATGGACGGGTGCTGCGGAAAATGAGCGATACGGAAAACCCTCAGGGAATTCTGGCCGTTGTCAAGCAGCCTAAGTGGACCTGGGATGATTTTATCACTGTCCGGGACCGACAAGACTTGTCCCTGCTGTTGATCCTGGATGGAGTTCAGGATCCCGGCAACTGCGGAACGATATTACGGACGGCCCTGGCTGCGGGGGTAACCCATGTCTGTCTGACGGAAGGGACCGTGGATCTCTATAATCTTAAGGTGCTGAGGAGTACCATGGGAGCGATCTTTTCCCTGAAGATCTTAACCCATTGCCGGCCGGAAGAGATTCTTAAGGTGTGTCAGAATCAAAAGCGGCCTATCTTTGTTGGCGATATTGAGGGAACGGATCTTTATGAGACTCATTTTGCACAGCCGATGGCTTTAGTGGTGGGTAATGAGGGAAATGGGCCTTCTGCTGCTTTTCGAGGTCCTGGAATGAAGCGGATCACCATCCCCATGAGCCATCAGGTGGAATCCCTCAATGTGGCGATGGCTACAGGAATTATTCTTTATGAATTAAGGCGCCGAATAACCCTAACAACTTGA
- a CDS encoding PadR family transcriptional regulator, with protein MENLTEMLKGVLEGCVLEIISRKETYGYEITRQLNALGFTDVVDGTVYTILIRLEKSKLVEITKKPSDIGPPRKFFALNDAGREELRKFWEKWEFVSSKINELKEEK; from the coding sequence CTGGAAAACCTAACGGAAATGCTCAAAGGCGTGCTTGAGGGCTGCGTCCTGGAAATAATAAGCCGCAAAGAAACCTACGGCTACGAAATCACGCGGCAGTTGAACGCCCTCGGTTTCACTGATGTTGTGGATGGAACGGTATATACCATCCTGATCCGGCTTGAAAAAAGCAAGCTGGTGGAGATCACCAAGAAGCCCTCCGACATAGGGCCGCCGCGCAAGTTTTTCGCACTCAATGACGCGGGGCGGGAAGAACTGCGCAAGTTTTGGGAAAAGTGGGAGTTCGTATCATCAAAAATTAACGAGTTAAAGGAGGAAAAATAA
- a CDS encoding DUF1048 domain-containing protein: protein MNFWEKITGSDMTKELKIFESRVQKLPAEYQAAWEKVNANLWPHSDFTGRNLMPILDGVLGLLEEAAADGQSVQEVLGDDIKGFCSALAGEEGAKSYQDKWREQLNHNIAKKLGK from the coding sequence ATGAATTTTTGGGAGAAGATCACAGGCAGCGATATGACTAAAGAATTGAAAATTTTTGAATCGCGAGTCCAAAAGCTGCCGGCTGAGTATCAAGCGGCATGGGAAAAAGTTAATGCCAATCTTTGGCCGCACTCAGATTTCACCGGTCGCAACCTCATGCCCATTCTCGACGGTGTGCTTGGCCTGCTCGAAGAAGCGGCGGCGGACGGCCAGAGTGTCCAAGAGGTTTTGGGTGACGATATCAAAGGGTTCTGCTCAGCGCTGGCCGGTGAAGAAGGGGCAAAGTCTTATCAAGACAAGTGGCGGGAGCAGCTCAACCATAATATCGCTAAAAAACTAGGCAAATAG
- a CDS encoding DUF1048 domain-containing protein: MRIQDIIEGKKEWRAHVARVKALPQDYQIVYKEMQKYLFKVGPVELSDGMSLLSGIVDLFEEGAALGKGVLEVTGRDVAAFCDELIGDSKIYADVYQESVNQEVYKAIKKDVDKTK, translated from the coding sequence ATGAGAATACAAGATATCATCGAAGGCAAAAAAGAGTGGCGGGCGCACGTGGCGCGTGTCAAAGCGCTCCCACAGGATTATCAGATTGTGTATAAAGAGATGCAGAAATATCTCTTTAAGGTCGGCCCTGTTGAGCTAAGCGACGGGATGAGTTTGCTTTCGGGAATTGTCGATCTTTTTGAAGAGGGCGCAGCCTTGGGGAAAGGAGTGCTCGAAGTGACGGGTCGTGACGTAGCGGCTTTCTGTGACGAGCTGATCGGAGATTCAAAAATTTATGCTGACGTCTATCAAGAATCTGTTAACCAGGAAGTTTACAAGGCCATCAAAAAGGATGTGGATAAAACAAAGTAA
- a CDS encoding ABC transporter ATP-binding protein has protein sequence MEKAIEVKGLQKSYKQLQVLKSVDFEVEKGSIFALLGSNGAGKTTIVRILTTLLKPDGGTAVVNGFDVAAKPDYVRQSISLTGQFAAVDEILTGRENLIMIAKLRHLANPRQVAGDLLKRFSLTEAADRRVFTYSGGMRRRLDIGMSLVGKPQLIFLDEPTTGLDPEGRIEVWKTVKELADNGTTVFLTTQYLEEAEQLADRIAILHEGKIIANGTLAELKKLFPPAKVEYVEKQPTLGEIFLAIIGKKEEK, from the coding sequence ATGGAAAAAGCAATTGAAGTGAAAGGGCTGCAAAAGTCCTACAAGCAGCTCCAGGTCCTGAAGAGCGTGGACTTCGAGGTGGAAAAAGGCAGTATTTTCGCACTGCTGGGCTCCAACGGCGCGGGCAAGACGACGATTGTCAGAATCCTCACCACGCTGCTCAAACCGGACGGCGGCACTGCCGTCGTCAATGGCTTTGATGTAGCGGCAAAGCCCGACTATGTGCGCCAGTCCATCAGCCTGACCGGGCAATTTGCTGCTGTGGACGAGATTTTGACCGGGCGGGAAAACCTGATCATGATCGCCAAGCTGCGGCACCTTGCCAATCCGCGTCAAGTGGCCGGCGATCTGCTGAAACGCTTCAGCCTGACTGAGGCCGCCGACCGCAGGGTTTTCACCTATTCGGGCGGTATGCGCCGCAGACTCGACATTGGGATGAGCCTGGTGGGAAAGCCGCAGCTTATTTTCCTTGACGAGCCAACCACCGGGCTTGACCCCGAAGGACGCATCGAGGTTTGGAAGACGGTCAAAGAGCTTGCCGATAATGGCACAACAGTGTTCCTGACCACGCAGTATTTGGAGGAAGCCGAGCAGCTTGCGGATCGAATCGCCATTCTGCATGAGGGGAAAATTATTGCCAACGGCACGCTGGCGGAGCTGAAAAAGCTGTTCCCGCCCGCCAAGGTGGAGTATGTGGAAAAACAGCCGACGTTGGGGGAAATATTCCTCGCCATCATCGGCAAGAAGGAGGAAAAGTAG